In the Cryptococcus neoformans var. neoformans JEC21 chromosome 1, complete sequence genome, one interval contains:
- a CDS encoding expressed protein, with protein MPMLHIVGSTSTGMTYTAGVILMLRETTNWYTQALNSFFELVGKPDVKVVITDRDPALINALMSVLPKAYRFSCFWHLQENVKSNIRPCFVDEENIVMAVSNFCKAWVRYCVHAKSDEQLEEGYRKMEELYPGQKYARAISYIRGLDEIKERFVHAYINKQLHFGQTGNSRLEGQHATLKKSIDTKYGDLLLVIGSLSTYFDQQWLKILKRIELERTRCATHIPSTFVRLKGSISRAAMKLLAEQLTLAKRYLGDYDEGVDDFEESHPCSGSFTKSHGLPCAHRLISFVRERRHLEKDHIHPHWRLGSAASLKRYLDHINRLVGTPDTSVIRLDDVFDFGEDQELILDPPILSTKRGRKAPNPPVLQEDRMSAPSGRYLTQSERIMGAGLTQRKKGRCKHCQSSTHYTKDCARVQASRRVDKNQEAENAGEDRRVLVPDSDDEEGNEEDLVEVPNEPNLRPKKHSRSQYPAPSQIYPSHAVQMQHLPPEPSVPQLPPSSQFYPPLSQYYPPAPQHYPTSKYHVPPTQYIPYNQVLFHNHSEAPTPYHYPSVSGYNNLQSPQIYQYNLENNVGKDASIRSQEDSIIMQRGRDRHSWE; from the exons ATGCCCATGCTCCATATCGTCGGATCCACATCGACAGGTATGACATACACTGCAGGAGTCATCTTGATGTTGCGTGAAACCACAAACTGGTATACCCAAGCTCTCAATTCGTTCTTCGAACTTGTCGGCAAACCGGATGTCAAGGTTGTCATTACCGATCGTGACCCAGCACTCATCAACGCTCTCATGTCTGTCCTCCCCAAGGCTTACCgcttctcctgcttctggcatcttcaagaaaATGTCAAAAGCAATATAAGGCCCTGTTTcgttgacgaagagaaCATCGTCATGGCTGTCTCGAATTTCTGCAAAGCTTGGGTACGGTATTGTGTACATGCAAAATCGGATGAGCAGCTTGAGGAAGGTTatcggaagatggaagaactTTATCCTGGTCAGAAATATGCTCGAGCGATCTCGTATATCCGGGGTTTGGATGAAATCAAGGAGCGCTTTGTACATGCCTATATCAACAAGCAACTTCACTTCGGACAAACCGGTAATTCACGCTTAGAAGGTCAGCACGCAACTCTTAAGAAATCAATTGACACCAAGTACGGTGATCTTCTGCTTGTCATTGGGTCTCTAAGTACGTATTTTGATCAGCAGTGGTTGAAAATTTTGAAAAGAATTGAGCTCGAGAGAACGAGGTGTGCTACACATATTCCCAGTACTTTTGTTCGG TTAAAAGGCTCCATATCCCGCGCTGCAATGAAGCTTCTTGCTGAGCAGTTGACTTTGGCCAAAAGATATTTGGGTGATTACGATGAAGGTGtcgatgactttgaagaatCACACCCGTGCAGTGGCTCGTTTACAAAATCCCATGGATTGCCCTGCGCCCATCGTCTCATTAGCTTCGTccgggaaagaagacaccTTGAAAAGGATCAcattcatcctcactgGCGTCTCGGGTCTGCCGCAAGTCTCAAAAGATACCTTGACCATATTAACAGACTTGTTGGCACCCCAGATACATCAGTCATACGGCTGGATGATGTATTTGACTTCGGTGAGGACCAAGAACTTATCCTCGATCCACCCATTTTAAGCACCAAgcggggaaggaaggcCCCTAATCCACCAGTGTTGCAGGAAGACCGGATGTCGGCACCTTCAGGAAGGTACTTGACTCAGTCAGAAAGAATTATGGGGGCTGGATTGACCCAGCGAAAAAAAGGGCGCTGTAAACACTGCCAAAGTTCCACTCACTATACCAAAGACTGTGCGCGTGTTCAAGCGTCTCGAAGGGTCGACAAAAAccaagaagctgagaaTGCAGGTGAAGACAGAAGAGTTCTTGTCCCAGatagcgatgatgaggaaggaaatgaggaagatcttgTCGAGGTACCGAATGAA CCCAATCTTCGTCCAAAAAAGCATTCTCGGTCACAATATCCTGCCCCCTCTCAAATATATCCGTCACATGCTGTTCAAATgcagcatcttcctcctgaacCCTCGGTCCCCCAATtacccccttcttcccaattCTATCCACCATTATCACAATACTATCCCCCTGCTCCACAGCATTACCCAACTTCAAAATACCATGTGCCTCCTACCCAGTATATCCCTTACAACCAAGTATTATTCCACAATCATTCCGAAGCCCCAACTCCCTATCATTACCCTTCTGTTAGTGGATACAATAAtctccaatctcctcaaattTACCAATACAACTTAGAGAATAATGTGGGCAAGGATGCGAGCATTCGATCGCAGGAGGATAGTATTATAATGCAGCGAGGGAGAGATCGACATAGCTGGgaatga
- a CDS encoding cyclohydrolase, putative, which yields MAHSSPTQADLDILSLLTSDQSALGPLPFQSARLKPAPQPVSGKKKLIPRRDSPLDALMISAVLAGSGPITRHHFGHGLAKPGSYSSCDESRPSSPAAPRVILKSIQAPRSERLRMEHEARATFEKGAVDRKSEDELDMTKVLPQQAQAASDWAGKPLSPPTSSVKDPSKRRMSIDPVPLTQTLQRASSSSFNFFHPLVNGAPQPIPGRIQVRCMARTRIPSPHGELFLHLYHNSYDAKEHLAILLDPIQLDAEVRAAAPSSRKEIRSKSLDAVWRDGETEMERIVRGAYTGRLKAGATVSNGGEHEPSGIVGVQDIKPLVRIHSECFTGETIGSMRCDCGEQLDEAIHQIAEPQRIPVPLVAPNSYSGDSFSTSAAFHPETTAYTHVPGRGVVIYLRQEGRGIGLLEKIRAYNLQDLGHDTVTANLMLGHGADERKYDIAAEILRDLGLADEGIRLLTNNPEKVRGLAREGVKVVERVGMTPRSWQCGDDHSHENKDGAKEEKEYEDWRMRRAGVGLIGAGMASGPELEKYLRTKVERMGHIIDIPKNI from the exons ATGGCTCACTCATCACCCACTCAGGCAGATCTGGACATCTTGTCCCTCCTTACTTCTGACCAGTCTGCCCTCGGCCCTCTACCATTCCAGTCCGCTCGCCTAAAACCCGCCCCACAACCTGTGtcaggaaagaaaaagttAATCCCCCGCAGAGATAGTCCCTTGGATGCTCTTATGATTAGCGCTGTGCTGGCGGGCAGCGGACCCATTACTAGACATCATTTTGGCCATGGCTTGG CCAAGCCGGGCTCATACTCTTCTTGTGACGAGTCGcgcccttcctctcctgcGGCCCCTAGAGTTATTTTGAAGTCGATCCAGGCGCCCAGGTCTGAGAGGCTTCGCATGGAGCACGAGGCAAGGGCTACGTTCGAGAAAGGCGCGGTCGATCGGAAGTCAGAGGACGAATTGGATATGACCAAAGTTCTGCCACAGCAGGCCCAGGCTGCTTCTGATTGGGCAGGCAAGCCTTTATCGCCGCCTACTTCGTCGGTCAAGGACCCTTCAAAACGGAGGATGTCAATAGACCCAGTGCCACTTACTCAAACCCTTCAGCgtgcttcatcatcttcattcaaCTTTTTCCATCCACTTGTAAATGGCGCTCCGCAGCCCATCCCTGGGCGAATACAGGTACGGTGTATGGCTCGTACCCGTATTCCATCACCTCATGGAGAACTCTTTCTGCACCTTTATCACAATTCGTACGATGCGAAAGAACACCTTGCAATTTTATTGGACCCAATACAATTGGACGCCGAGGTGCGAGCCGCTGCCCCTAGTTCCAGGAAAGAGATTAGGAGTAAGAGTCTTGACGCGGTGTGGCGGGATGGGGAAACggaaatggagaggatAGTGAGAGGGGCGTACACGGGACGACTGAAAGCTGGCGCAACTGTGTCTAACGGCGGCGAGCATGAGCCTTCTGGAATTGTAGGTGTGCAAGATATCAAGCCCCTTGTGCGCATTCATTCGGAATGTTTCACTGGCGAGACAATAGGCTCCATGCGCTGTGATTGTGGCGAGCAATTGGATGAAGCGATCCATCAAATTGCCGAACCTCAGCGTATCCCAGTACCCTTGGTCGCTCCCAATTCTTATTCTGGAGATTCGTTCTCTACCTCAGCTGCGTTTCACCCGGAAACGACAGCCTACACTCACGTTCCAGGCCGCGGCGTCGTTATTTACTTGCGCCAGGAAGGCCGTGGCATTGGACTGTTGGAGAAAATTAGGGCGTACAACCTTCAAGACCTGGGACACGACACTGTCACTGCCAATCTCATGTTAGGTCATGGCGCAGATGAGCGCAAATACGATATTGCTGCAGAAATTCTTCGTGATCTTGGACTTGCTGATGAAGGTATCCGTCTCCTCACAAATAACCCGGAAAAGGTTAGGGGTCTTGCGAGGGAGGGGGTAAAAGTGGTAGAAAGGGTGGGCATGACGCCCAGGAGCTGGCAATGTGGGGACGACCATTCGCATGAAAATAAAGATGGAgccaaggaagagaaagaataTGAAGattggaggatgagaagagcTGGTGTAGGGTTGATTGGAGCGGGTATGGCCAGTGGACCAGAGCTGGAAAAGTATCTGAGGACTAAAGTGGAGAGAATGGGACACA TAATTGACATACCCAAAAACATTTGA
- a CDS encoding VpsA, putative, translated as MDQQLISLVNKLQDVFASIGVSNNIDLPQITVIGSQSSGKSSVLENIVGRDFLPRGTGIVTRRPLVLQLINRPATSKANGAEAKEKPEEALEKVHLNENNPDEWGEFLHLPGQKFHDFAQIREEIVRDTEKMTGKNAGISPNPINLRIFSPNVLTLTLVDLPGLTKVPVGDQPRDIEKQIRDMLMRFISKPNAIILAVTAANTDLANSDGLKLAREVDPEGSRTIGVLTKVDLMDQGTDVVDILAGRVIPLRLGYVPVVNRGQKDIDQSKSIASALENEKKFFENHPSYAGKAQYCGTPWLARKLNIILMHHIRNTLPDIKARISQQLAKYQAELAALGGPMGETNPGSVVLSTITEFCSEFRSAIDGNTNDLSLNELSGGARISFVFHELYNNGVKSIDPFDQVKDGDIRTILYNSSGSTPSLFVGATAFEVIVKQQIRRLEEPSLRCCALVYDELIRILGHLLGKTQTFKRYPELKDRFNLVVINFFKSCMQPTNKLVSDMVAMQACYVNTTHPDFIGGHKAMALVNERIAANKPPEKPVDSKKLPPNALNNGKDLDADFKKDEASFFGSFFSKDKAPRKRPATMEAPPPVIKPIASLNERELMETDVIKLLITSYFSVVKREMIDMIPKAITFNLVNFAKENLQRELLEHLYKPDVLDELLKESPDIVARRRECIKMVGALNSAEAIVAAV; from the exons ATGGATCAGCAactcatctctctcgtcAACAAG CTCCAAGATGTATTTGCCTCGATAGGCGTTTCCAACAATATT GACTTGCCTCAAATCACGGTCATCGGCTCTCAAAGCAGTGGTAAATCCTCGGTCCTCGAA AATATCGTTGGCCGAGACTTCTTGCCTCGAGGAACTGGCATTGTGACCCGTCGACCTCTA GTCTTGCAACTCATCAACCGACCAGCGACGAGCAAAGCCAATGGCGCAGAAgccaaggaaaagcctGAGGAAGCATTGGAGAAAGTGCATCTGAATGAGAACAACCCTGACGAGTGGGGAGAGTTTCTCCATCTGCCTGGGCAGAAGTTCCATGATTTTGCTCAGATTCGAGAAGAAATCGTAAGGGACACTGAAAAAATGACTGGCAAAAATGCAG GCATTTCACCCAATCCTATCAATCTTCGAATTTTCTCCCCCAATGTCTTAACCCTCACTCTTGTCGACCTTCCGGGCTTAACCAAGGTCCCTGTTGGTGATCAGCCTCGAGATATTGAGAAGCAGATTCGTGACATGCTCATGCGCTTCATTTCCAAACCCAATGCCATCATTTTGGCCGTCACTGCTGCCAACACCGATCTGGCTAACTCAGATGGATTAAAGTTGGCTCGCGAAGTTGACCCAGAGGGGAGCAGAACTATTGGTGTTCTCACCAAAGTCGACCTGATGGATCAAGGCACAGATGTGGTAGATATCCTGGCCGGACGAGTTATTCCGTTGAGGCTTGGTTATGTGCCTGTGGTGAACCGTGGTCAGAAGGATATCGACCAGTCTAAATCCATCGCGTCCGCTTTGgagaatgaaaagaagtTTTTCGAAAACCATCCGAGCTACGCAGGAAAGGCTCAGTATTGCGGTACACCATGGTTAGCAAGGAAGCTAAATATC ATTTTGATGCACCACATTCGAAATACACTCCCTGATATCAAAGCTCGCATCAGCCAACAACTTGCTAAATACCAAGCCGAACTTGCTGCTCTTGGCGGTCCCATGGGTGAAACCAACCCTGGAAGTGTAGTTCTTTCGACCATCACAGAGTTTTGCTCCGAGTTCCGCTCAGCCATTGACGGCAACACCAATGATCTCTCCCTTAATGAGTTGTCGGGTGGTGCCCGAATCAGCTTTGTATTTCACGAGTTATACAACAATGGCGTCAAAAGCATTGATCCATTTGATCAAGTGAAGGATGGTGATATTCGGACAATTCTTTACAATTCTTCGGGGTCGACTCCCTCATTATTTGTCGGTGCCACTGCCTTCGAAGTGATAGTCAAGCAACAAATCCGGAGGTTAGAGGAACCATCATTGAGGTGCTGCGCTCTTGTGTATGATGAGTTAATTCGGATACTTGGTCACCTTTTGGGGAAGACT CAAACATTCAAACGATACCCCGAGCTCAAAGATCGATTCAACCTGGTTGTcatcaacttcttcaagaGCTGCATGCAACCGACCAATAAGCTTGTCAGTGACATGGTTGCCATGCAGGCATGTTACGTCAACACCACCCATCCGGACTTCATTGGTGGTCACAAGGCCATGGCTCTCGTTAACGAGCGCATAGCTGCGAATAAGCCCCCGGAGAAACCAGTTGACTCCAAGAAGCTTCCCCCTAATGCCCTCAATAATGGCAAGGACCTTGATGCAGATTTTAAGAAAGACGAGGCAAGTTTCTTTGGAAGCTTCTTCTCTAAAGACAAGGCTCCAAGGAAGCGTCCCGCAACTATGGAAGCGCCACCTCCCGTTATCAAGCCTATTGCGTCACTCAACGAACGGGAGTTGATGGAGACGGATGTGATCA AGCTTTTAATCACCTCTTATTTCTCTGTTGTAAAGCGGGAAATGATTGACATGATTCCCAAAGCCATCACTTTCAACCTTGTCAATTTTGCGAAGGAGAATCTTCAACGTGAACTCCTCGAACACCTGTACAAGCCCGACGTGTTGGATGAGCTTCTCAAGGAGTCTCCAGATATCGTTGCTCGTAGGAGAGAGTGCATTAAGATGGTTGGCGCACTTAACTCTGCCGAGGCAATTGTGGCAGCCGTCTAG
- a CDS encoding cAMP-dependent protein kinase inhibitor, putative, whose protein sequence is MSSWTDILNDLNRDIALDNPTDVLQWGADWFQHKLRQERQNSNASTRQAHPGTLAFNATNFGSLPPHTLSPFSEMGPSDSPFGPTARRATVPTESNLSVQPLFSTPFSASSGVLRTDDRSPFSEGGGMPFGNSPFGEKSQSHGAQDDPPVPSYALGRRTSVSAESLVPTSQRAYGPTSGLETTMEEDENTHNLSSGTPVFPKSEEQLARIRQAIKPNFLFRNLDDEQEADVLAAMKEVKMDAGEVVIEQGAAGDFFYIVENGRLDVFVNKEGQVLDLEKGDRQGLGKKVAECSEGSSFGELALMHNAPRAASIISLTPCTLWALDRVSFRTILLDHTSRKRRLYESFLSEVPILASLQPQERAKIADVLESRTYNEGEDVIRQGDAGDEFFLIESGNAMAIKTDEDGNQSVVKHLGQGEYFGELALLNRRTRAATIRAEGPDKLRVAALGEQAFTRLLGPVKDIMARSVSERYGFSTGRGSM, encoded by the exons ATGTCCTCCTGGACCGATATACTCAATGACCTGAACAGGGACATCGCCCTCGACAATCCTACAGATGTCCTTCAGTGGGGCGCAGATTGGTTCCAGCACAAGCTCCGTCAAGAG CGACAAAATTCCAACGCATCCACAAGGCAAGCCCATCCCGGCACTCTGGCCTTCAACGCTACCAACTTTGGTAGTCTTCCGCCACAcactctctctcccttctccgaGATGGGTCCCTCCGACTCGCCTTTCGGCCCCACAGCTCGCAGAGCCACAGTTCCGACAGAATCTAATCTCTCAGTCCAGCCACTGTTCTCCACGCCTTTCAGCGCCTCTTCTGGCGTACTTCGTACTGATGACCGCAGTCCCTTTAGTGAAGGAGGTGGTATGCCATTTGGCAATTCCCCGTTCGGCGAGAAGTCTCAATCGCACGGGGCTCAGGATGATCCGCCCGTGCCTTCATACGCTCTCGGCCGGAGGACGTCTGTCTCTGCTGAGTCTCTCGTTCCGACCAGCCAGAGAGCTTACGGACCTACAAGCGGCTTGGAGACCACcatggaagaggacgaaaaTACGCATAACCTTAGCTCGGGCACTCCTGTATTTCCTAAATCTGAAGAGCAACTTGCCCGCATTCGTCAAGCTATCAAGCCCAACTTTCTTTTCCGCAAtcttgatgatgaacaGGAGGCCGATGTTCTCGCAGCTAtgaaggaggtgaagatggacgCCGGTGAAGTGGTCATCGAGCAAGGTGCTGCCGGTGACTTCTTTTACATCGTTGAGAATGGAAGGTTGGATGTGTTTGTCAACAAGGAAGGGCAGGTGCTTGATCTGGAAAAGGGAGATAGACAGGggttgggaaagaaggttgcAGAGTGTTCCGAGGGGAGCTCGTTTGGGGAGTTAGCGTTGATGCACAA TGCTCCTCGAGCTGCCTCCATAATTTCTCTCACCCCTTGTACTCTATGGGCTCTGGATCGAGTCTCTTTCCGTACAATTCTCCTCGAC CACACATCTCGTAAGCGCCGACTATACGaatcttttctttccgAAGTCCCCATTCTGGCCTCCCTTCAACCCCAAGAACGCGCCAAAATTGCGGATGTTCTCGAATCTCGTACATAcaatgaaggagaagacgtcATTCGTCAGGGCGATGCAGGCGACGAGTTTTTCCTCATCGAGAGTGGTAACGCAATGGCCATTAAGACcgacgaggatggaaaTCAGTCCGTCGTGAAGCACTTGGGTCAGGGAGAGTACTTTGGTG AACTTGCCCTCCTCAATCGTAGGACGCGAGCAGCTACTATACGCGCTGAAGGGCCCGACAAGTTGCGGGTCGCCGCTCTTGGTGAGCAAGCCTTTACTAGGCTACTTGGACCTGTCAAGGACATCATGGCAAGATCTGTCAGTGAGCGTTATGGATTTTCGACAGGGAGGGGCTCCATGTGA
- a CDS encoding DNA ligase, putative, with protein sequence MPADSKVKRGAKPQATPITPPSKKFKQAAVTQQRPISSFFHSPVKSSIKGKEVIIIEDSDSDDYPESSTQAAIAHDGNGDVESSRNHVLQLPEENQISSLSCVKEKDGHGMASTSKVFHERSKTTPNGTAISSRTEGQSDRVHYFSRKSQRTITGDEPVPPSSITTCASEDSVQNIDFDRDPLAFDPSRVIATSWPKGRLPYSILVSVYVQLSSTKSRLAIVRILTNFLHLLMHTSPPDLTPCLYLLSNHLTPSYIHCDLGIGSSILSKSIQEISGLQARDLKHLWQKYGDPGDVAFEAKNKLRTLVQPAPLLAGEVYDKLLEIAKVKGSNSGKIKNELVRKLLIRAKGEEVRFLVRSIVGNLRIGAVRLTLLTALARATTITRLPADLKQSIIPLPRATANDGRNDKRSVITKAPPDVARDSAETLCLDAIRIVRKVYVRHPNYEDLVAGLKEGVESLEDKVPVSVGIPLSPMLGSITRSLNEVFTRLGHLSFTAEAKLDGQRGQLHIRLDGPEGKDDGGGRWVYADNGTKVWVRLFSRHLEDMTDKYPDICHLALDLLSRPLATERPPFPAVSSRPFSRVIDLLHINNITSVVMDTEIVALDKDTGNFRTFQELSNRAKKDVKMEEIKVIVGVFAFDLMVLNDVSLLDVPFSHRRHLLHSLLPPFAPNSNEVGHPVARFTHVEYIDSVHLTDPEAELQAFFERVVEKKCEGLMVKLLENGEGLAGEEATEDSLGQEGGLEVKSEQKNGSKSKRQPLPATYEPDQRSQGWLKVKKDYLEGLGDSLDLVPIGAWWGQGRKAGWWSPILLACHNPDSGALEAVCKCMSGFSDAFYKDLSKRYPAEGMPSKCSKIAPIGFVNTNGLIPDVWFEPSEVWEIKGADITLSPVYPAASSHLGSERGLSVRFPRFIRMRDDKTWEDAMTSDQLADMYRRQIKEGEKTTKN encoded by the exons ATGCCCGCTGACAGCAAAGTCAAAAGGGGAGCGAAACCACAGGCAACACCCATCACACCGCCCAGTAAGAAATTCAAGCAAGCGGCTGTCACCCAACAACGTCCCatatcctctttttttcactCACCTGTTAAAAGCAGcatcaagggcaaggaggtCATTATCATAGAAGATTCAGATTCAGATGATTATCCTGAGTCCTCAACCCAGGCGGCGATAGCACATGACGGGAATGGTGATGTGGAATCATCCAGAAACCATGTTCTTCAACTACCTGAAGAGAATCAGATAAGCTCCCTCAGCTGTGtaaaggagaaagatggacATGGTATGGCCAGTACTTCAAAAGTTTTTCATGAAAGATCGAAGACAACGCCCAATGGGACGGCTATCTCGTCACGAACGGAAGGACAAAGTGATCGAGTGCACTACTTCTCCCGAAAATCCCAGAGAACAATAACTGGGGACGAACCTGTTCCTCCCTCCAGTATCACTACTTGTGCTTCAGAAGACTCGGTTCAAAATATAGATTTTGATCGCGACCCTCTCGCCTTCGATCCGTCCCGGGTTATAGCAACTTCCTGGCCCAAGGGTCGTTTACCGTACAGTATTCTCGTCAGCGTGTATGTACAGCTCTCCAGTACAAAGTCGCGATTAGCTATCGTACGAATCTTAACAAA CTTCCTTCATTTGCTCATGCACACTTCACCACCTGATTTGACACCTTGCCTTTATCTCCTTTCCAATCACCTTACCCCTTCCTACATCCATTGTGATCTTGGCATTGGATCTTCTATATTGTCCAAAAGTATACAAGAAATTTCGGGCCTTCAAGCTCGCGATCTCAAACACCTATGGCAAAAATATGGCGATCCTGGCGATGTTGCTTTCGAAGCGAAAAACAAACTACGAACTTTGGTGCAACCAGCTCCGCTTTTGGCTGGAGAAGTGTATGATAAGTTGCTGGAAATTGCGAAAGTGAAGGGCAGTAATAGCGggaaaataaaaaatgaGCTAGTCAGAAAGTTGTTGATTCGGGccaaaggagaggaagtcAGATTTCTTGTCCGAAGTATAGTAGGCAACTTGAGG ATAGGTGCCGTCAGGCTG ACCCTTCTGACCGCCTTGGCACGCGCCACCACTATAACACGGCTTCCAGCTGACCTTAAGCAGTCTATAATACCCCTTCCAAGGGCTACAGCCAACGATGGCAGGAATGATAAACGCTCAGTCATTACTAAAGCACCTCCAGACGTTGCCCGCGATTCCGCAGAGACTCTCTGTCTAGATGCCATACGCATAGTACGGAAAGTGTATGTACGACATCCAAATTACGAAGATCTTGTAGCCGGCCTcaaggaaggagttgaAAGTTTGGAGGATAAAGTGCCTGTGAGCGTAGGGATTCCACTGTCTCCCATGCTGGGGTCCATCACAAGATCACTGAACGAGGTGTTCACGAGACTGGGACATCTTTCGTTTACAGCAGAGGCGAAGTTAGATGGTCAGAGAGGACAACTTCATATCAGACTGGATGGCCcggaaggaaaagatgatggaggggGGAGATGGGTTTATGCGGATAATGGTACTAAAGTTTGGGTTAGGCTATTCAGCAG GCACTTGGAAGACATGACCGACAAGTACCCCGATATCTGTCACCTAgctcttgatcttctctcGCGACCCCTTGCAACAGAAAGGCCGCCATTCCCAGCCGTTTCCAGTCGACCATTTTCAAGAGTCATCGATTTACTACACATCAATAATATCACATCAGTGGTTATGGATACCGAGATTGTAGCACTGGACAAGGATACCGGTAACTTTCGAACCTTTCAAGAACTGTCTAACAGAGCGAAAAAAGACGTGAAAATGGAGGAAATTAAAGTTATAGTTGGGGTCTTTGCTTTTGATTTAATGGTGCTCAATGATGTC TCATTACTGGACGTCCCTTTTTCACATCGGAgacatctccttcacaGTCTGCTCCCCCCTTTCGCTCCCAATTCAAATGAAGTTGGACACCCAGTGGCACGTTTCACACATGTCGAATACATTGATTCTGTCCATCTCACTGATCCTGAGGCGGAATTGCAAGCATTCTTCGAGAGGGTTGTGGAAAAAAAGTGCGAAGGCTTGATGGTCAAATTGCTGGAAAACGGGGAAGGCTTGGCTGGGGAAGAGGCGACAGAAGATAGTTTAGGTCAAGAAGGGGGCCTGGAAGTTAAGTCGGAGCAGAAGAATGGGAGTAAGAGTAAGcgtcaacctcttcccGCTACATACGAGCCAGATCAGCGCAGTCAAGGTTGGCTCAAGGTAAAGAAAG ATTATCTAGAAGGGTTAGGGGATTCTCTCGATCTCGTGCCCATTGGCGCGTGGTGGGGTCAGGGCCGTAAAGCGGGTTGGTGGAGTCCTATTCTCTTAGCCTGCCACAATCCTGATAGTGGCGCCCTGGAAGCGGTCTGCAAATGCATGTCCG GGTTTTCTGACGCATTCTACAAAGATCTTAGCAAGCGCTATCCTGCCGAAGGAATGCCGAGTAAATGCAGCAAAATAGCACCTATTGGATTTGTAAATACGAACGGCTTAATACCAGACGTGTGGTTTGAGCCTAGCGAAGTATGGGAGATTAAAGGTGCTGA CATCACCCTCTCTCCGGTCTATCCGGCGGCTTCATCGCATCTTGGATCTGAAAGAGGGTTGAGTGTCCGATTCCCTCGTTTCATACGCATGCGAGACGACAAGACATGGGAGGACGCTATGACAAGTGATCAGCTTGCCGATATGTACAGACGCCAGATAAAAGAAGGCGAGAAGACAACCAAAAACTAG
- a CDS encoding expressed protein, translating to MVDRIGKKGVIGGPRVQEEDAAFEQHVTDIFERGQDIVTENAFLDEDWAIKYDQLHSVPRQDLPHFLPHHRYLGQELFCLHLHSQLLGFCRPFETLEHAHSLWYSEWNFGSVYSALFFAGSIQPP from the exons ATGGTGGATAGaattgggaagaagggggtaATTGGGGGACCGAGGgttcaggaggaagatgctgcATTTGAACAGCATGTGACGGATATATTTGAGAGGGGGCAGGATATTGTGACCGAGAATGCTTTTTTGGACGAAGATTGGGCTATAAAATAT GACCAACTTCATTCGGTACCTCGAcaagatcttcctcatttccttcctcatcatcgctatCTGGGACAAGAACTCTTCTGTCTTCACCTGCAttctcagcttcttggTTTTTGTCGACCCTTCGAGACGCTTGAACACGCGCACAGTCTTTGGTATAGTGAGTGGAACTTTGGCAGTGTTTACAGCGCCCTTTTTTTCGCTGGGTCAATCCAGCCCCCATAA